The following are from one region of the Bremerella sp. JC817 genome:
- a CDS encoding DUF1501 domain-containing protein gives MAGMAATPLFAESNAPLIQGQAEHVISIWLGGGMGQIDTFDPKRKGDPAKKVAGSYYDSIPTAVDGVQVCEFLPKMAGIMDRVTAVRTVHHSVIDEHAAATNWMHVGRPVSGTVVYPSLGSIIAHERGAASESAPPYVLIGYPNSSRGPGFLGAQHSYLYLTETGRGPAGLSRPDAILPERQARRDQYLTELRAVQPEAHDKRLADYEAAARLSMRLSGPDFMRSFELDNEPAELREAYGGEFGQRCLLSRRLVERGVRFIEVSHNLNFLNGAGWDVHNRGILDQHKLIAEMDDAVSALILDLEAKKLLDKTLVVITTEFGRPPQFDGGGGRGHQGSAFTCVLAGGGLKHCGAYGETNELSQKIVSSPVSVPDFFATIHASLGIDYTKSLYDGDRPVPVTDGGQPIAALFG, from the coding sequence ATGGCCGGCATGGCGGCCACACCACTGTTTGCGGAATCGAACGCTCCACTGATCCAAGGTCAGGCCGAGCATGTCATCTCCATTTGGTTGGGCGGTGGCATGGGGCAGATCGATACCTTCGATCCGAAACGGAAAGGGGACCCCGCCAAGAAGGTCGCTGGCTCGTACTACGATTCGATCCCGACGGCAGTCGACGGGGTTCAGGTCTGCGAGTTCTTGCCGAAGATGGCCGGCATCATGGACCGTGTCACGGCCGTGCGAACGGTCCATCATTCGGTGATTGATGAACACGCCGCTGCCACCAACTGGATGCATGTCGGTCGCCCGGTGAGTGGTACCGTCGTCTACCCTTCGTTGGGATCGATCATCGCTCACGAACGAGGCGCCGCTTCCGAGTCCGCGCCTCCTTACGTGTTAATCGGTTACCCGAACAGCTCGCGCGGCCCAGGCTTTCTCGGGGCTCAGCACAGTTATCTTTATCTCACCGAAACAGGTCGTGGCCCCGCTGGGCTTTCGCGACCCGATGCGATCTTGCCAGAGCGTCAGGCTCGTCGCGATCAGTATCTGACCGAGCTGCGTGCTGTCCAGCCGGAAGCACACGACAAGCGTCTGGCAGATTACGAAGCAGCCGCTCGTTTGAGTATGCGACTGAGCGGGCCAGATTTCATGCGAAGCTTCGAGCTCGACAACGAGCCTGCGGAACTGCGTGAGGCTTACGGCGGTGAGTTCGGTCAGCGATGTTTGCTTTCGCGACGTTTGGTGGAACGAGGCGTTCGTTTCATCGAGGTTTCGCACAACTTGAACTTCCTGAACGGTGCTGGCTGGGATGTCCACAATCGCGGCATCCTCGATCAGCACAAGCTGATTGCCGAGATGGACGACGCTGTATCGGCGTTGATCTTGGACCTGGAAGCGAAGAAGCTGCTCGACAAGACGCTGGTCGTCATTACGACCGAGTTCGGTCGGCCTCCGCAGTTCGATGGTGGCGGCGGCCGTGGTCACCAGGGCTCGGCCTTTACGTGCGTGCTGGCCGGCGGCGGCTTGAAGCACTGTGGTGCCTATGGCGAAACGAACGAGTTGTCGCAGAAGATTGTTTCCAGCCCGGTGTCGGTGCCTGACTTCTTTGCGACGATCCATGCATCGCTGGGGATCGACTACACGAAGTCGCTGTACGACGGCGACCGTCCAGTTCCGGTGACCGATGGTGGGCAACCGATCGCCGCTTTGTTCGGTTAA
- a CDS encoding CHASE domain-containing protein: protein MVNSLFHPEPSEQSQQISVAWWVMAARLLLAVALVVAAIVMIAWPAEWTTLRSLIAGLPTMKFNTALGLAMLAAAGLLRSQSILAYHLRSRLPEVLGWLVLLLSFASIFENLFNVQFGIDTLVSADPRSVARGKLPGLMSTGTAIGLSLLSGGFLLSLHGKRKFGERLLALGGLFGAIGVVLYIVRASGLRSGSIFSTTAIHTAILLVVLASGIWLIEHSGASIRSRDAANQIRRELARARWMAMFITGTLLLGFFVTSVLVLDSQSNIYRINQSRFQHLTELSVDEIGRRINRIVYGLRGARGLYLASEEVTRKEFETFVESRDIETEFPGAIGIGLIQRVMRSDLDNFIAAERKDDAPDFDVISPSNAPDLYVIKHIYPLDRNRAAWGFDIGSEPTRRKAAEKAMMSGKPQITGRIELLQDDKKTSGFLYYLPVYKLDAPVDTPNQREENLIGLLYSPIILNETLDGIDKLNQGLLEIEILDADDPSDPTTLYEDAFEVPQSPTVDEVALWGWNLFRKETEIIAGGRHWIIVTRSSPNFELRIDRVTPSLIGVGGTILTFLLVSIVWSMGRNEAVARNLYHELQDSEASAKAARANAEEANRAKSEFLANMSHEIRTPMNAIIGLTDSVLRTSLTSDQRDYLLTVSDASNSLLRIINDILDFSRIEAGKLKLSDGDFQPRELIANVLKPLSQKTSGMPLDLVYHVDSNVPEAVHGDAGRIRQILFNLVGNAIKFTPSGQIDVGCTRIYSEGDTSDIVELQFTVRDTGVGIPSDKLESIFNVFEQADNSLTRKFGGTGLGLTISSRLVHLMGGAISVTSEPGTGSVFRFTTRLRASQTQAEPAWHSYADQLAGKRVMVVDDNIINLETLVGIVASQGLSPQAAETADDALQQMKVGMDGNRPFDVLLTDMRMPDKDGIELISEIRRAPEKYGNPIAILVSSSDLHELDPPGNLNICSRIMKPARPSEVVEAIAVGMGLIERSHDLQTKQQQAEEQTLVLRPLNILLAEDSRPNQKVALAMLKRFGHTITIAETGKAVLELLEMQSFDVILMDVQMPEMDGLTATQEIRKAEQKSGQHMPIVATTAHALPLDQARCLDAGVDSYVSKPLSLKELNKAIHHAILVANGESAETDAVVPATEPETSTQIVDSAESSLVPWDNLKRRLGNDEGALLEIVQAYLPEMRESQDRIRRAFQDSNGTELCMAAHKLKSALQFFQQKNVSLIAQRLETQGSEMDFSTGKEQLSEFNAQLDELFPILEKFIEATQAKLHNPTNPE, encoded by the coding sequence ATGGTGAATTCGTTGTTTCATCCCGAGCCCTCCGAGCAATCGCAACAAATCTCGGTTGCGTGGTGGGTGATGGCAGCGCGATTGCTGTTGGCGGTCGCCCTTGTCGTCGCAGCGATCGTCATGATTGCCTGGCCGGCCGAGTGGACTACCTTACGATCGCTGATCGCAGGCCTGCCAACGATGAAGTTCAACACGGCCCTGGGCCTGGCGATGCTAGCCGCCGCCGGATTGCTTCGGTCTCAATCGATCCTGGCATATCACCTTCGCAGTCGCTTGCCAGAAGTTCTGGGCTGGTTGGTTTTGCTGCTGTCATTCGCCAGCATTTTCGAGAACCTGTTCAATGTTCAGTTCGGGATCGATACGCTGGTCAGTGCGGACCCACGATCTGTTGCCCGGGGAAAACTGCCGGGACTGATGTCGACCGGGACCGCCATCGGCCTATCGCTCTTATCCGGCGGCTTTCTGCTAAGCTTGCACGGAAAAAGAAAATTTGGCGAACGACTCCTGGCATTGGGCGGCTTGTTTGGCGCGATTGGCGTCGTGCTTTACATCGTGCGAGCCTCGGGCCTTCGTAGCGGGAGTATCTTTTCCACAACCGCAATTCACACCGCCATTTTGTTGGTTGTACTCGCCTCAGGAATCTGGCTGATCGAACACTCCGGCGCGTCGATCCGCAGTCGTGACGCGGCGAACCAGATTCGACGCGAACTGGCTCGTGCTCGCTGGATGGCGATGTTCATCACCGGAACCTTGTTGCTGGGTTTCTTTGTAACATCCGTTCTGGTTCTTGATTCCCAGTCGAATATCTATCGAATCAACCAGTCTCGTTTCCAACACCTGACAGAGCTTTCCGTCGATGAAATTGGACGCCGGATCAATCGAATCGTTTACGGTTTGCGCGGGGCCCGTGGGTTGTACCTCGCCAGCGAAGAGGTGACCCGAAAAGAGTTCGAGACATTTGTCGAGTCGCGTGACATCGAAACAGAGTTCCCCGGTGCCATCGGCATCGGGTTGATTCAACGGGTGATGCGAAGCGATCTCGATAATTTCATCGCGGCCGAACGGAAGGATGATGCCCCAGATTTCGACGTCATCAGTCCCAGTAACGCCCCAGATCTTTACGTGATCAAGCATATTTATCCCCTCGATCGAAATCGCGCGGCGTGGGGATTCGATATTGGCTCGGAACCGACTCGGCGTAAAGCCGCTGAAAAGGCGATGATGTCCGGCAAGCCGCAAATTACCGGGCGAATCGAACTATTGCAGGACGACAAGAAAACGAGCGGGTTTCTCTATTACTTGCCGGTCTATAAGCTGGACGCCCCTGTCGACACGCCGAATCAACGTGAAGAGAACCTGATCGGCTTGCTCTATTCGCCAATCATTTTGAACGAGACTCTCGACGGAATCGACAAGCTCAACCAGGGCCTTTTGGAAATTGAAATTCTAGATGCCGACGACCCTAGCGACCCGACGACACTTTACGAAGATGCGTTCGAGGTGCCGCAGTCACCAACGGTCGACGAGGTTGCTTTATGGGGTTGGAACTTATTTCGCAAGGAAACCGAAATTATCGCCGGTGGGCGACACTGGATTATTGTTACGCGAAGTTCGCCAAATTTCGAATTGCGTATCGACCGAGTCACCCCGTCGTTGATCGGCGTTGGCGGAACGATTCTGACGTTCCTGCTGGTCAGCATCGTCTGGTCGATGGGTCGCAACGAAGCGGTCGCCCGGAATCTTTACCACGAACTGCAGGACAGCGAAGCGTCGGCGAAGGCAGCCCGAGCCAATGCCGAAGAAGCCAATCGGGCGAAGAGCGAGTTCCTGGCGAACATGAGTCACGAAATTCGCACGCCCATGAATGCCATCATCGGCCTGACCGACTCCGTCCTGCGAACTTCGCTGACATCCGACCAGCGTGACTACTTGCTGACCGTTTCCGACGCGTCGAATTCGCTGCTGCGAATCATCAACGACATCCTCGATTTCTCACGCATCGAAGCAGGCAAGCTGAAGCTCAGCGATGGCGACTTTCAGCCGCGTGAGTTGATCGCCAACGTCCTGAAACCACTCTCGCAGAAGACTTCCGGAATGCCGCTCGACCTGGTCTATCATGTCGATAGCAATGTTCCGGAAGCCGTGCATGGCGATGCCGGACGCATCCGCCAGATTCTGTTCAACCTGGTGGGTAACGCCATCAAGTTCACACCAAGCGGCCAGATCGATGTTGGCTGCACACGGATCTATTCTGAAGGCGACACTTCAGATATCGTCGAACTGCAGTTCACCGTCCGCGACACGGGCGTCGGCATCCCCAGCGACAAGCTCGAATCGATCTTCAACGTCTTCGAGCAGGCCGACAATTCGCTTACGCGAAAGTTTGGCGGAACGGGTTTGGGACTGACGATCTCGTCGAGGCTGGTTCATCTGATGGGAGGAGCAATCTCGGTGACCAGCGAGCCTGGGACCGGCAGCGTATTCCGCTTCACGACCCGGCTTCGGGCCAGTCAAACGCAAGCGGAACCGGCTTGGCACTCGTACGCCGACCAATTGGCTGGCAAGCGTGTGATGGTTGTTGACGACAACATTATTAACCTGGAAACGCTTGTCGGTATCGTGGCTTCCCAAGGTCTTTCGCCTCAGGCGGCCGAGACCGCGGACGATGCCTTGCAACAGATGAAAGTTGGTATGGATGGCAATCGGCCGTTCGATGTCCTGCTGACCGATATGCGTATGCCGGACAAAGATGGTATCGAACTTATCAGCGAAATTCGTCGGGCCCCAGAGAAATATGGCAATCCCATCGCGATCCTGGTTTCCTCCAGTGATCTGCACGAGCTCGATCCCCCAGGGAATCTCAACATCTGTTCGCGTATCATGAAGCCGGCCCGGCCTTCCGAAGTGGTCGAAGCAATCGCAGTCGGCATGGGCCTGATCGAACGTTCGCATGATCTTCAGACAAAGCAGCAGCAAGCCGAAGAGCAAACCCTGGTCCTGAGGCCACTGAACATTCTGCTGGCGGAAGACAGTCGCCCCAATCAGAAAGTTGCCTTGGCGATGCTGAAGCGTTTCGGCCATACGATCACGATCGCCGAGACAGGCAAGGCTGTGCTCGAACTGCTGGAAATGCAATCGTTCGATGTCATTCTGATGGACGTCCAGATGCCAGAAATGGATGGCCTGACCGCCACGCAAGAAATTCGTAAAGCGGAACAGAAGTCAGGACAGCACATGCCGATCGTGGCGACGACTGCGCACGCCTTGCCGTTGGATCAGGCTCGCTGCCTTGATGCGGGCGTCGACAGTTACGTCTCGAAGCCACTCTCGCTGAAAGAGTTGAACAAGGCCATCCACCACGCGATCCTGGTCGCCAATGGCGAATCGGCCGAGACCGACGCGGTGGTGCCAGCCACCGAGCCAGAAACCAGCACCCAGATCGTCGACTCGGCTGAATCCTCGTTGGTGCCGTGGGACAACCTGAAACGACGCTTGGGGAACGACGAGGGGGCTTTGCTCGAAATCGTCCAGGCTTATCTCCCCGAAATGCGGGAGAGTCAGGATCGAATTCGTCGAGCATTTCAGGACTCCAACGGAACTGAACTTTGCATGGCTGCGCACAAGCTGAAGAGCGCCCTGCAATTCTTTCAACAAAAAAATGTGTCGCTGATTGCCCAGCGTTTAGAGACCCAGGGCTCGGAAATGGACTTCTCGACCGGCAAAGAGCAGCTCTCTGAATTCAACGCTCAACTTGACGAATTGTTTCCAATTCTCGAGAAGTTTATCGAAGCCACACAAGCGAAGCTGCATAACCCCACCAACCCTGAATAG
- a CDS encoding GDSL-type esterase/lipase family protein, whose product MNLARVFLSLSLCALLATTALAEPTFETVPAQLVKPREGLSNVLKKLEEGKTVRVAYLGGSITAANGWRVKTTKWLQEKYPNAKIEEIHAAIGGTGSDLGVFRLERDALVHKPDLLFVEFAVNDGGAPPERIWKAMEGIVRQTWALNPETDICFVYTFRVNYEEPLRKGECPRAASAMEMLADHYGIPSVNFALKVVELESDGKLTFQSDKPEEGKIHFSSDGVHPLDAGHEIYTEVLGKAIEQMAANRQPVDHQAKMATPFVADNWQAAKMVPLNDSMLTGNWKPLAEDASLQRAFGKRMGQIYEGSEPGSKITFKFKGSTAKIYDLLGPDGGQVLVTVDGKPHGKPIPRFDSYCTYHRIATLGLADGLDPNEVHTVTIEIHPDQPDRQPVAFRLKDPEVELKAPKYQGTNVRASQILVLGDIVP is encoded by the coding sequence ATGAATCTTGCCCGCGTATTTCTTTCCCTCTCTCTGTGTGCCTTGCTGGCCACGACGGCACTGGCCGAACCGACGTTCGAGACCGTGCCGGCCCAATTGGTCAAGCCTCGCGAAGGCTTGAGTAACGTCTTAAAGAAGCTGGAAGAAGGCAAGACGGTCCGGGTCGCGTACCTGGGCGGTTCGATCACCGCGGCCAATGGCTGGCGCGTGAAGACGACTAAATGGCTGCAAGAGAAATACCCTAACGCCAAGATCGAAGAGATCCATGCCGCGATTGGCGGTACCGGCAGCGACCTGGGCGTGTTCCGCTTGGAACGTGACGCGTTGGTTCACAAGCCAGACCTTTTGTTCGTCGAGTTCGCCGTGAACGACGGTGGTGCTCCTCCGGAACGCATTTGGAAGGCGATGGAAGGGATCGTTCGCCAGACCTGGGCATTGAACCCTGAAACCGACATCTGCTTTGTCTACACCTTCCGCGTTAACTACGAAGAACCACTGCGCAAAGGGGAATGTCCGCGTGCCGCTTCGGCGATGGAGATGTTGGCCGATCACTACGGGATTCCTTCGGTCAACTTCGCTTTGAAGGTGGTCGAGCTGGAATCTGATGGCAAGCTGACCTTCCAGTCGGATAAGCCGGAAGAAGGAAAGATTCACTTTTCGTCCGACGGCGTCCATCCGCTGGATGCTGGTCACGAGATCTACACCGAAGTCCTCGGCAAGGCGATCGAGCAGATGGCTGCCAACCGTCAGCCGGTCGATCATCAAGCCAAGATGGCTACGCCGTTCGTCGCCGACAACTGGCAGGCCGCCAAGATGGTTCCGCTGAACGACAGCATGCTGACGGGCAACTGGAAGCCGCTGGCCGAAGATGCCTCGCTGCAGCGTGCGTTCGGCAAGCGAATGGGCCAGATCTATGAAGGTAGCGAGCCTGGCAGCAAGATCACCTTCAAGTTCAAAGGTTCGACCGCCAAGATCTATGACCTGCTCGGTCCCGACGGAGGCCAGGTGCTGGTCACCGTCGATGGTAAGCCACACGGCAAGCCGATTCCTCGGTTCGACAGCTATTGCACCTATCATCGGATCGCCACGCTGGGTCTGGCCGATGGGCTCGATCCTAACGAAGTGCATACGGTCACGATCGAAATTCATCCTGACCAGCCAGATCGTCAGCCGGTTGCCTTCCGCTTGAAGGACCCGGAAGTCGAACTGAAGGCTCCGAAGTATCAGGGCACGAATGTGCGTGCCAGCCAGATCCTAGTCCTGGGGGACATCGTTCCTTAA
- a CDS encoding efflux RND transporter periplasmic adaptor subunit produces MKLDLLRLATILAVVVLTVAGCGRRRQMPKAEPPQVTVAPAIERQVVDFDEYTGHVEAVSSVDVYAKVSGYLQEVAFQDGANVKEGELLFLIDKRTYQAEYNQAVSQVALYQAKAKLAEATLARNEKLVGSGAVSQELYDESVAAANEANAQVAAAEANVAARKVDLDYCTITAAISGRIDRTYVTKGNLVQSGVGAPTLLTTIVSVDPMYVYFDIDELALLHYIEQAAAANGGRVDDGSLRDRKIPVEIMLADGTEYPHLGTIDFGSNEVTAGTGTLTVRAVVPNPNGALRPGLFARIKVAAGPPYNAVLVPEAAIGADQSDRYVYVLDDKGIAQRRGVTLGTKQGKLRVITSGLKKGEKVIINGTLLVRPDKPVVPHDGTMPEPPPIDKKILQNAQTDTEAPAADSADDVGDQPATPNASEAAPASENPDQS; encoded by the coding sequence ATGAAGCTGGATTTGCTTCGCCTGGCCACCATTTTGGCAGTTGTTGTCTTGACCGTCGCAGGCTGCGGCCGCCGTCGACAAATGCCCAAGGCAGAACCACCGCAAGTGACCGTTGCCCCGGCCATTGAACGACAAGTCGTCGACTTCGATGAATACACCGGGCATGTCGAGGCTGTTTCATCGGTCGACGTCTACGCGAAGGTCTCGGGCTATCTGCAAGAGGTTGCCTTCCAGGATGGTGCCAACGTGAAGGAAGGCGAACTGCTGTTCCTGATCGACAAGCGAACCTATCAGGCCGAATACAACCAGGCCGTTTCGCAGGTTGCCTTGTATCAAGCCAAGGCAAAGCTGGCGGAAGCAACTTTGGCCCGTAACGAGAAGCTGGTTGGCAGCGGTGCTGTGAGCCAGGAACTTTACGATGAGAGCGTTGCGGCCGCGAACGAAGCCAACGCCCAGGTCGCCGCGGCAGAAGCCAACGTGGCTGCTCGCAAGGTCGACCTCGACTATTGCACGATCACCGCCGCCATTAGTGGCCGCATCGACCGTACCTACGTCACCAAGGGCAACCTGGTGCAAAGTGGCGTCGGGGCCCCTACCCTGCTGACCACGATTGTGTCGGTCGATCCGATGTACGTTTACTTCGACATCGACGAACTCGCATTGCTGCATTACATCGAACAAGCCGCCGCAGCCAATGGTGGCCGTGTCGACGATGGCTCGCTGCGAGATCGTAAGATTCCTGTCGAGATCATGCTGGCTGACGGAACCGAATACCCACATCTCGGGACGATCGACTTCGGCTCGAACGAGGTCACCGCTGGCACCGGCACGTTGACCGTTCGTGCCGTGGTACCGAACCCCAATGGTGCCCTTCGCCCTGGCCTGTTTGCCCGTATCAAGGTCGCCGCAGGTCCTCCGTACAACGCGGTTCTCGTTCCGGAAGCAGCAATCGGTGCGGATCAAAGTGATCGCTATGTCTACGTCCTCGACGACAAAGGCATCGCCCAGCGCCGCGGCGTTACGCTCGGCACGAAGCAAGGCAAGCTGCGTGTCATAACGAGCGGCTTGAAGAAAGGCGAGAAGGTCATCATCAACGGTACGCTGCTGGTTCGACCTGACAAGCCAGTCGTTCCGCACGACGGCACTATGCCAGAACCTCCGCCAATCGATAAGAAGATCTTGCAGAACGCCCAAACCGATACCGAGGCACCTGCCGCTGATTCGGCTGATGACGTAGGGGATCAGCCGGCCACCCCGAACGCTTCGGAGGCAGCCCCTGCTTCCGAAAACCCTGACCAGTCGTAG
- a CDS encoding multidrug efflux RND transporter permease subunit, translating into MLARFFIDRPIFAWVISIVIVLAGTICLYLLPIAQYPEIAPPTVSVTCQYAGASADVVAETVAAPIEQQVVGVEDALYMSSQSASDGSYTLTVTFALGTDLDMAQVLVQNRVAQAVPLLPDVVQQTGVTTKKKSPNILLAVNLYSKDDPETGKPLLDNLYLSNYATIQIRDQLASLDGVGDVQILGQQDYSMRIWLNPDALASRNMTAGEVVSALKEQNIQVAAGQIGQPPVPKGQEMQLTMTTLGRLTTPEQFADIVVKTGEDGQITHISDVGYVELGAKNQNTLCRLDQMPSAGLGVFQLPGSNALDVGERVKARMEELKKRFPPGLEYEIGYDTTPFIEQSVEEVFKTLRDAIILVAIVVLLFLQDWKAVMLPLIDVGVSLIGTFAIMMVMGFTLNNLTLFGLVLAIGIVVDDAIVVLENIERWIGMGYKVREATINAMAEITGPIIAITLVLSSVFFPSAFLGGITGQFFRQFALTIAAAMLISALNAMTMTPARATSIFSDPKPGEDHTKDREALPWWGIAILFGMLTAWLGNMFITAKDSDLGSLKYLVDAAFFIPGAVVGVLLAHTVNKMLAAIFGVFNNAFDWATDLYGKGIAKLLRISFVALFVYVGLIALTGFGFTTVPGGFIPTQDQGYLIFDVQLPDSASLERTDNVMKQIEKIAMETHGVRHVVDVAGQSFVQNAVTSNLGGGFLVLDPFSERHTAAESSEAIAMELRKKFAQIEEARISVFEAPPINGLGNAGGFKLMVEDRGDNGYAVLQAQADRLANAALDQPGIVVAFSSFRASTPQLYIDIDREKCKAMGVELNDVFDALQVYMGGTYVNDFNRFGRTWQVNVQAESRFRVNSDSVKQLKVKGRSGGMVPLGSICKIEDSVGPMFINRYNNFPAAAINGVNVPIISTGQVLEIMNNLAQEELPASMEAEWTEISFLQEQASQFTSFKDLLQNPISALIGAVILVYLILAAQYESWELPVTIILVVPMCVLAALTGIIIAQMDLNIFVQIGFVVLVGLACKNAILVVEFAKDLMEKEGMPLLEATVQACTTRLRPIVMTSFAFVLGVAPLLWAHGAGAEMRYALGVAVFSGMLGVTGFGLIFTPVFYYVVMKVLQKEGLSPIHVQEHKETEPEPPA; encoded by the coding sequence GTGCTGGCTCGCTTCTTTATCGACCGCCCGATTTTTGCCTGGGTGATCTCGATTGTCATCGTATTGGCAGGCACGATCTGTCTTTACCTGTTGCCGATCGCCCAGTATCCCGAAATCGCACCACCAACGGTTTCGGTGACCTGTCAGTATGCTGGTGCAAGTGCCGACGTGGTGGCCGAAACGGTCGCCGCTCCGATCGAACAACAAGTGGTGGGTGTCGAAGACGCCCTCTATATGTCGTCGCAATCGGCAAGTGACGGCAGCTATACCCTGACGGTCACTTTCGCCCTGGGAACCGACCTCGACATGGCCCAGGTGTTGGTGCAAAACCGCGTCGCACAAGCCGTGCCGCTGCTTCCCGACGTGGTGCAACAAACCGGCGTGACGACGAAAAAGAAGTCGCCGAATATTCTGCTGGCGGTCAACCTCTACTCGAAGGACGACCCTGAAACCGGCAAGCCGCTGCTCGATAACCTTTATCTGAGCAACTATGCCACCATTCAGATTCGCGATCAGCTGGCCAGCCTCGACGGCGTGGGCGACGTGCAGATTCTGGGTCAGCAAGACTACAGCATGCGTATCTGGTTGAACCCCGATGCGTTGGCCTCGCGAAACATGACCGCCGGTGAAGTGGTCTCAGCGCTGAAAGAACAAAATATCCAAGTCGCCGCCGGTCAGATTGGTCAGCCTCCGGTCCCCAAGGGACAGGAAATGCAGTTGACCATGACCACGCTCGGTCGATTGACCACGCCAGAACAGTTCGCCGACATCGTGGTCAAGACGGGCGAAGATGGTCAGATCACGCACATCAGCGACGTCGGTTACGTCGAACTGGGTGCCAAGAACCAAAACACGTTGTGCCGCCTCGACCAGATGCCATCCGCAGGTCTGGGTGTGTTTCAGCTTCCTGGGTCGAACGCCCTGGATGTGGGCGAACGGGTGAAGGCCCGCATGGAAGAACTGAAGAAGCGTTTCCCACCAGGTCTGGAATACGAAATCGGTTACGACACCACGCCATTCATCGAACAGTCGGTGGAAGAAGTGTTCAAGACGCTGCGTGACGCCATCATTCTGGTGGCGATCGTGGTGTTGCTCTTCCTGCAAGACTGGAAGGCCGTGATGCTGCCCCTGATCGACGTCGGCGTGTCGCTGATCGGTACGTTCGCCATCATGATGGTGATGGGCTTCACGCTGAACAACTTAACCTTGTTCGGGCTCGTGCTGGCCATTGGTATTGTGGTCGACGACGCGATCGTGGTGCTTGAAAATATCGAGCGATGGATAGGCATGGGCTATAAAGTCCGCGAGGCCACCATCAATGCCATGGCGGAAATCACCGGCCCGATCATCGCGATCACCCTGGTGCTTTCCAGCGTGTTCTTCCCAAGTGCCTTCCTCGGAGGGATCACCGGGCAGTTCTTCCGTCAGTTCGCGTTGACGATCGCCGCAGCAATGCTTATTTCCGCTTTGAATGCCATGACGATGACGCCGGCTCGTGCGACATCGATCTTTAGCGATCCGAAACCAGGCGAAGACCACACCAAAGATCGCGAAGCGTTGCCTTGGTGGGGGATCGCCATCTTGTTCGGCATGCTGACGGCCTGGCTCGGCAACATGTTCATCACCGCCAAAGACAGCGACCTTGGTTCGCTGAAGTACCTTGTCGACGCTGCGTTCTTCATTCCAGGTGCTGTGGTAGGCGTGCTGCTGGCCCACACCGTCAACAAGATGTTGGCTGCGATCTTCGGCGTGTTCAACAATGCCTTTGATTGGGCGACCGATCTATATGGCAAGGGAATCGCCAAGCTGCTGCGAATCAGCTTCGTCGCCTTGTTCGTTTACGTTGGTTTGATTGCGTTGACTGGCTTCGGTTTCACGACCGTTCCCGGCGGCTTCATTCCGACTCAGGACCAAGGCTACTTGATCTTCGACGTGCAGCTGCCCGACTCGGCTTCGCTGGAACGTACTGACAACGTGATGAAGCAGATCGAAAAGATCGCCATGGAAACGCACGGCGTGCGTCACGTGGTCGATGTGGCCGGTCAGTCGTTTGTGCAGAATGCTGTGACCTCGAACCTGGGTGGTGGCTTCCTCGTGCTCGATCCGTTCTCGGAACGACATACGGCGGCCGAGTCTTCGGAAGCAATCGCGATGGAACTTCGCAAGAAGTTCGCCCAGATCGAAGAAGCTCGTATCTCCGTCTTCGAGGCCCCGCCGATCAATGGTCTGGGCAACGCGGGTGGTTTCAAGCTGATGGTCGAAGACCGTGGCGATAATGGCTATGCCGTGCTGCAAGCCCAGGCCGATCGCCTGGCCAACGCGGCACTCGATCAGCCAGGCATCGTCGTTGCCTTTAGTAGCTTCCGTGCCAGCACGCCGCAGTTGTATATCGATATCGACCGCGAGAAGTGTAAGGCGATGGGGGTCGAACTGAACGACGTCTTCGACGCGTTGCAGGTCTACATGGGTGGTACCTATGTGAACGACTTCAATCGCTTCGGACGTACCTGGCAAGTCAACGTTCAGGCCGAATCCCGTTTCCGCGTCAACTCGGACTCAGTCAAGCAGTTGAAGGTGAAAGGGCGCTCGGGCGGCATGGTTCCGCTGGGATCGATCTGCAAGATCGAAGACAGCGTCGGACCAATGTTCATCAACCGCTACAACAACTTCCCGGCCGCCGCCATCAACGGCGTGAATGTGCCGATCATCAGTACCGGTCAGGTGCTCGAAATCATGAACAACCTGGCCCAGGAAGAATTGCCTGCGTCGATGGAAGCCGAGTGGACGGAAATCTCGTTCCTACAGGAACAAGCCAGCCAGTTCACATCGTTCAAAGACTTGCTGCAAAATCCGATCTCGGCATTGATTGGTGCTGTGATCCTGGTTTACCTGATTCTGGCCGCCCAGTACGAAAGCTGGGAACTTCCGGTCACGATCATCCTGGTGGTTCCGATGTGCGTGCTCGCCGCTTTGACCGGCATTATCATCGCCCAGATGGACTTGAACATCTTCGTACAGATTGGGTTCGTGGTGCTCGTGGGGCTGGCGTGTAAGAACGCGATTCTCGTGGTCGAGTTCGCCAAGGACCTGATGGAGAAGGAAGGGATGCCGCTGCTCGAAGCGACCGTCCAGGCCTGTACCACGCGTCTGCGTCCGATCGTGATGACCAGCTTCGCGTTCGTGCTCGGTGTGGCTCCGCTCCTCTGGGCTCACGGGGCTGGTGCTGAAATGCGTTACGCCCTGGGCGTGGCGGTGTTCAGCGGGATGCTGGGTGTGACCGGCTTCGGTTTGATCTTCACCCCAGTGTTCTACTACGTGGTGATGAAGGTCCTCCAGAAGGAAGGCCTCTCGCCGATCCACGTGCAAGAACACAAAGAAACCGAGCCAGAGCCGCCGGCCTAA